A DNA window from Phragmites australis chromosome 11, lpPhrAust1.1, whole genome shotgun sequence contains the following coding sequences:
- the LOC133885542 gene encoding cypmaclein-like: protein MAKLRLLFSLSLVLFLLLVETTAPHGQAQAIGEYIAGGGCSYRCSKSGRPKMCLRACNTCCQRCGCVPPGTSGNENVCPCYANMITKNGKHKCP, encoded by the exons ATGGCCAAGCTCAGGCTGCTCTTCTCGCTCTCACTCGTCCTCTTCCTGCTCCTCGTTGAG ACCACCGCTCCCCATGGACAAGCCCAGGCTATCGGTGAGTAC ATTGCGGGGGGGGGCTGCTCGTACCGGTGCAGCAAGTCGGGGCGGCCCAAGATGTGCCTGAGGGCGTGCAACACCTGCTGCCAGCGCTGCGGCTGCGTCCCGCCGGGCACCTCGGGGAACGAGAACGTCTGCCCCTGCTACGCCAACATGATCACCAAGAACGGCAAGCACAAGTGCCCATGA